A genome region from Corynebacterium uberis includes the following:
- a CDS encoding DUF3592 domain-containing protein: MMWALTLLGAVAMVGGAGLNARAIDSDPGRALAHVTGVGAWRTTVEYQDEEGLYHAPQQGLLYPTGLGEGQNVWVRYARSNPDVVAVEGRTWTLTIVPAASVAVVGTAVMGLLWWAVGVATRERPSRRAVS; this comes from the coding sequence ATGATGTGGGCGCTCACACTGCTCGGCGCGGTGGCCATGGTGGGCGGGGCAGGCTTGAACGCGCGGGCCATCGACTCGGATCCGGGCCGGGCGCTGGCGCACGTCACCGGGGTGGGGGCGTGGCGCACCACCGTGGAATACCAGGATGAGGAAGGCCTCTACCATGCGCCCCAGCAGGGGCTGCTGTACCCGACGGGTCTGGGGGAGGGGCAAAACGTGTGGGTGCGTTATGCCCGCTCAAACCCGGATGTGGTGGCCGTTGAGGGCCGGACGTGGACGCTGACCATCGTCCCGGCGGCGTCGGTGGCGGTGGTGGGCACGGCGGTGATGGGACTACTGTGGTGGGCCGTAGGCGTGGCTACGCGGGAGCGTCCGTCGCGGCGCGCCGTGAGTTAG
- a CDS encoding glycosyltransferase family 4 protein → MRIAIVAESFLPNVNGVTNSVLRVLEHVAQAGHEAIVIAPGARNFEEEVADYLGYPVHRVPTVMVPLINSLPVGVPGPSVAATLRDFRPDVVHLASPFVLGAAGAFAARQLHIPAVAVYQTDVAGFATRYHLTPLAAASWEWTRTVHNACQRTLAPSSPTIAQLRHHGIANVYRWGRGVDAQLFSPDKRSAELRRSWDPTGTKKVVGFVGRLAAEKGVARLAALAGQPGIQVVIVGDGPQRLELQAALPEAVFTGQLRGEALARAYASLDVFVHPGEFETFCQAIQEAQASGVPTIGPRAGGPVDLIDPGRNGVLIDVPSFARELPAAVGWVLDPQRHGRLRAAARAGVAQRTWAAQCDQLFSHYAQAAAEFATQVPVPVTQRARAAMAQWW, encoded by the coding sequence ATGCGCATTGCTATTGTCGCCGAGTCTTTTCTTCCTAACGTCAACGGCGTGACTAATTCGGTGCTGCGGGTCTTGGAGCACGTTGCTCAGGCCGGCCATGAGGCGATTGTCATTGCCCCGGGGGCGCGCAATTTTGAGGAGGAGGTTGCGGACTACCTGGGCTATCCGGTGCACCGGGTGCCCACGGTGATGGTGCCGCTGATCAACTCCTTGCCGGTGGGGGTGCCGGGCCCGTCGGTGGCCGCCACGTTGCGCGATTTCCGCCCGGACGTGGTGCACCTAGCCTCCCCGTTTGTGTTGGGGGCAGCCGGGGCGTTCGCCGCCCGGCAGTTACATATTCCGGCCGTGGCCGTCTACCAGACGGACGTGGCCGGTTTTGCTACTCGCTACCATTTGACGCCGCTGGCGGCGGCGTCGTGGGAGTGGACGCGCACGGTGCATAACGCGTGCCAGCGGACGTTGGCGCCCTCGTCGCCCACGATTGCGCAGCTGCGCCACCACGGCATTGCCAATGTTTACCGCTGGGGTCGGGGGGTGGACGCGCAGTTGTTTTCCCCGGATAAGCGCAGTGCCGAGTTGCGCCGTTCGTGGGATCCCACGGGCACCAAGAAGGTGGTGGGGTTCGTTGGCCGGTTGGCCGCGGAGAAGGGGGTGGCGCGGCTGGCGGCGTTGGCGGGCCAGCCGGGCATTCAGGTGGTCATTGTGGGAGATGGCCCGCAACGCCTGGAGCTGCAAGCAGCGCTGCCGGAGGCGGTGTTTACCGGCCAGCTCCGTGGCGAGGCCCTGGCACGCGCCTACGCCAGCCTGGATGTGTTCGTCCACCCCGGCGAGTTTGAGACGTTCTGCCAGGCCATCCAGGAGGCCCAGGCCTCCGGCGTGCCCACCATCGGCCCGCGTGCGGGCGGCCCGGTGGACCTCATCGATCCGGGGCGCAATGGGGTGCTTATCGACGTCCCCTCCTTCGCCCGGGAGCTGCCCGCCGCGGTGGGCTGGGTGCTCGACCCGCAGCGCCACGGGCGGCTGCGGGCCGCGGCGCGCGCCGGGGTGGCGCAGCGGACCTGGGCGGCCCAGTGCGATCAGCTGTTTTCGCACTACGCTCAGGCGGCCGCCGAGTTTGCCACACAGGTGCCGGTCCCGGTGACCCAACGCGCCCGGGCGGCGATGGCGCAGTGGTGGTGA
- a CDS encoding demethylmenaquinone methyltransferase, with product MVKANLDKQPLDVAAMFDGVGKNYDITNTVLSFGQDRYWRRRTRARLGLVPGERVLDLAAGTAVSTVELAQSGAWCVACDFSQGMLAAGAHRAVPKVVGDAMTLPFADASFDAVTISYGLRNVHDFRAALREMARVTRPGGRLTVAEFSTPVIPVFSRLYKEYLMRALPAVARVVATNPEAYEYLADSIRHWPDQEQLAREINAQGWADCGWQNLTGGIVALHSAVKA from the coding sequence GTGGTCAAGGCGAATCTGGATAAGCAGCCCCTCGACGTTGCCGCGATGTTTGACGGCGTGGGCAAGAACTATGACATCACCAACACGGTGCTTTCTTTTGGGCAGGACCGCTACTGGCGCCGGCGCACGCGCGCGCGTCTGGGCTTGGTGCCAGGGGAGCGGGTGCTTGACTTAGCGGCCGGCACGGCGGTGTCCACGGTGGAGCTGGCCCAGTCCGGCGCGTGGTGTGTGGCCTGCGATTTTTCGCAGGGGATGCTCGCCGCGGGGGCCCACCGCGCGGTGCCTAAGGTGGTGGGCGATGCCATGACGCTGCCGTTTGCTGATGCCTCCTTCGACGCGGTGACCATCTCCTACGGGCTGCGCAACGTCCACGATTTTCGGGCGGCCCTGCGGGAGATGGCCCGGGTGACCCGCCCGGGCGGGCGCCTGACGGTGGCGGAGTTCTCCACGCCGGTCATCCCGGTGTTTTCGCGGCTGTACAAGGAGTACCTCATGCGCGCCCTGCCGGCGGTGGCGCGGGTGGTGGCCACCAACCCGGAGGCCTATGAATACTTGGCGGATTCCATCCGCCACTGGCCGGACCAAGAGCAGCTGGCCCGGGAGATCAACGCCCAGGGGTGGGCAGACTGCGGCTGGCAGAACCTCACCGGCGGCATTGTGGCGCTGCACTCGGCGGTGAAGGCTTAA
- a CDS encoding geranylgeranyl reductase family protein, with the protein MGAVTAPARLLRPELLVVGAGPAGSAAAIHAARAGYAVLLVDAASFPRDKTCGDGLTPRALSELRALGLAERVTGGYTNRGLILHGFGNSVTAPWPDSSYGTVGSAMPRTLFDALLLTTARAAGAEVWEDSPAVDVTVERGRARSVGIMHGGETVKVYPRWIIVADGVRSPLGRKLGRQWHRGEVYGLAARSYCASPRADEPWIHSHLQLSDAAGTPQPGYGWIFPLGNGTVNLGAGALSTDRHPARVNTKKLLAHYAHTQRAGWQLGPEDGVASAALPMGGAVSNVAGANWMLIGDAAACVNPLNGEGIDYGMETARLAVGLLGGPELFYRAWPALLRERYGQAFHLARAAARVIAIPGFLPAAGNVGLRGPLGHRLLPAAARLMGNLIDDADADLLARTWRLAGRAAATLAHAQNRPLWDTQPY; encoded by the coding sequence ATGGGCGCCGTGACTGCCCCAGCTCGTTTACTTCGCCCAGAATTGCTCGTCGTGGGCGCCGGCCCCGCCGGCAGTGCGGCCGCGATCCATGCCGCGCGCGCCGGATATGCGGTGCTGCTTGTTGACGCCGCTTCTTTCCCCCGCGACAAGACCTGCGGCGACGGCCTGACCCCGCGGGCGCTCAGCGAGTTGCGGGCGTTGGGGCTGGCCGAGCGCGTTACCGGAGGCTACACCAACCGGGGGCTGATCCTGCATGGTTTTGGCAATTCGGTTACGGCCCCCTGGCCGGATTCGTCGTATGGGACGGTGGGCTCGGCGATGCCGCGCACGCTTTTCGACGCCCTCCTCCTCACCACCGCACGCGCCGCCGGGGCCGAAGTCTGGGAGGACAGCCCCGCTGTGGACGTCACCGTTGAGCGCGGCCGCGCGCGCTCGGTGGGGATCATGCATGGCGGCGAGACGGTGAAGGTCTACCCGCGCTGGATCATCGTCGCCGACGGGGTGCGCTCCCCCCTCGGCCGCAAGCTGGGGCGCCAGTGGCACCGCGGCGAGGTCTATGGCCTGGCGGCCCGGTCCTACTGCGCTTCGCCGCGCGCCGACGAGCCCTGGATCCACTCCCACCTCCAGCTTTCCGACGCCGCCGGCACCCCGCAGCCCGGCTACGGCTGGATCTTCCCCCTGGGCAACGGGACGGTCAACCTCGGCGCCGGGGCGCTGTCTACTGACCGCCACCCGGCGCGAGTGAACACCAAGAAGCTCCTTGCCCACTACGCGCACACCCAGCGCGCCGGCTGGCAGCTGGGCCCGGAAGACGGCGTCGCTTCCGCGGCGCTGCCTATGGGCGGGGCGGTCAGCAACGTCGCCGGGGCCAACTGGATGCTCATTGGCGACGCCGCCGCCTGCGTCAACCCCCTCAACGGGGAGGGCATCGACTACGGGATGGAAACCGCCCGGCTGGCCGTGGGGCTCCTCGGCGGCCCCGAGCTGTTCTACCGCGCCTGGCCAGCACTGCTGCGCGAAAGGTACGGCCAGGCATTCCATCTGGCCAGGGCCGCCGCCCGAGTCATTGCCATCCCGGGGTTCCTGCCGGCCGCCGGAAACGTGGGGCTGCGCGGCCCGCTGGGACACCGTCTGCTGCCGGCGGCCGCCCGACTGATGGGCAACCTCATTGATGACGCCGACGCGGATCTGCTCGCCCGCACCTGGCGGCTGGCGGGCCGGGCCGCCGCGACCCTGGCACACGCACAAAACCGACCACTGTGGGATACCCAACCCTATTAA